The segment ATCCTGGGGAGGCTTATGCTACTGCAGCTGCCCACGTCCATTATCTGTCCTAGGAATAAATGGAAGAATTTATGTTCCCAGCAGTGTGAATCTGACATGTCATGAAATGATGTGCACTACCGAGAGTGTCAGGAGGCAAATTTCACACAATGCAGTCTTACAGCACATGGTAGCAGAGAACAGGTTACAACCAAACTTTTGTATGTGGGTGCAAGGGGTAGTTGTGTTAGATTGAGTCAGACTCCAAGTAATCaacatggcttttaaaaatggcTATGGtagctgtgttttcttgttcatttttaacatttggAGATTTGCCACATCTCGTGCTCTAAAATAAGTGACTAGATTTCCAAAGTTACTAAGTAAAGGACAGCATATAACCCAGGAAGCCTTCTCATCAGACTTTCTTTCTTAACCTAATTTTCAGCAAGGGCTAAGCAGCTGCTCTCTCAAAAAACAGATTGCTTAATGGCATCCAAGACTGGAGGCAGCCCAATTTAGGATTTTGCAGCCAAAAGAATTAGCGGACTAAGGTTCCCCGTAATAATGCGGACATTCACCTCTAAGCCTCCTggccaaaacaaaaatgaaaacatcttttgtttCTACCGCTGAAGAGTAGGATGCTTTGTAGCTTCTACAGGCAAATTGCCTGCCTATGGCACTTCAAAGCACTCTCCTGAGTCCGTACTGCaagctcctctctctctttgccACAGAGATTCCCTGCAACTTTCCCATTACCACTTCACTGCTCCCATGGCCATGGGGCCACCACAGCccttgtgtatttttctgtctcttcctaCTTCCCCAGAGAAGCCAACAAAGAAGTATGCCAACTCTTCTGTCCTCTGCAGAACACGGAAGTCATTCCTTCCTGCCAGACTTGCAAGCTATGCTGTTCCCTGTCCATTGGTCCCTCCCTGGTGACTcaccctctctctctctgttgtttttttttttcctccaggtgTTCTACTGATCTTGGCACTGACAGAAGAGCTGGTGTTTTCTGTTCAGGTACTGTCTCCCACTGCCTCCTCCTCTCAGGGCTTCCCGATGGACACTACCACTATCACAGCCATGGGAACAACACCTCGCCACAAAGAGCGCTACGTGGCAGAGCCCTTTCCTACGTCCACTCGCGCCATTCCCCATCCCATCAGCCCGGCGGAGAAAGCCCCTTCCACTGGGCAAAAGCAAGCAAGTGACCCTCGTGTCAGCGAAAAGGAAACGTATAATTTATACAATCAGAGTGCTTTGTACTCGGGACAGACTCGCCCCAAGGGGAAAATATTCCAGGTTTTCAAAGGCAACTTCACAGAGTCCTCAGAGCCTTACCTAAAGACAACCCTGCACTCACCCTTTCCTACCATGAGGAGCCCTTTCACAGACCACCCGTTTCAGTCCCAGACCACAGCATCCAGCGATCCTAATGGCACAGGGCTGGCAAGAACTACACACTCAGACCCTTCTCCCCACCACAATGCCTCGGGAAGCCTTAGGGAAGCAGAACAAGGGGACGGGGCCAAGCTAGTGGTTCAGGAGGCAGATTTTGCCACCACAACTGCTGGACCATCAAATGATCCTGAGGCAGTGTCGGTGCCTTTTAAACCCACCCACTACAGTGTATGGGATATACTGAGCAAAAACAACTCTTGGGTAACCTTGAATCTCAGTACGAATGTCCCTTTGTTTGCTGGTCCTGGATCTGCGACAGCAGCAGTGGGTCACTCCGTTCAGACCAGTTTTGATGTCAGCATCTCCTCTCCAGCAGTGGGAGAACCCAAAGGACCTGCTCCAACGCAGCATGGTGCGGTGACTAATGTGACCTTGCTGGGCAGTGTTCTGTCTGCAGCACCTGCCACAAGGTTGTCCAGCTCCATTTCCACAGCTGGTTCCACCGCCACTGGGAACTTCCTAAACAGACTGGTTCCTGCTGGGACCTGGAAACCTGGAGTACAAGGAAATATCTCCCATGTGACCG is part of the Cuculus canorus isolate bCucCan1 chromosome 2, bCucCan1.pri, whole genome shotgun sequence genome and harbors:
- the TMEM108 gene encoding transmembrane protein 108 isoform X3, whose product is MIFSGVLLILALTEELVFSVQVLSPTASSSQGFPMDTTTITAMGTTPRHKERYVAEPFPTSTRAIPHPISPAEKAPSTGQKQASDPRVSEKETYNLYNQSALYSGQTRPKGKIFQVFKGNFTESSEPYLKTTLHSPFPTMRSPFTDHPFQSQTTASSDPNGTGLARTTHSDPSPHHNASGSLREAEQGDGAKLVVQEADFATTTAGPSNDPEAVSVPFKPTHYSVWDILSKNNSWVTLNLSTNVPLFAGPGSATAAVGHSVQTSFDVSISSPAVGEPKGPAPTQHGAVTNVTLLGSVLSAAPATRLSSSISTAGSTATGNFLNRLVPAGTWKPGVQGNISHVTEGDKPQHRATICLSKMDIAWIILAISVPISSCSVLLTVCCMRRKKKTSNPENNLSYWNNAITMDYFNRHAVELPREIQSLETSEDHLSEPRSPANGDYCDSGMVLVNPFCQETLFVGHEQVSEI
- the TMEM108 gene encoding transmembrane protein 108 isoform X2, giving the protein MKRSSQVLYCQLFSVLLILALTEELVFSVQVLSPTASSSQGFPMDTTTITAMGTTPRHKERYVAEPFPTSTRAIPHPISPAEKAPSTGQKQASDPRVSEKETYNLYNQSALYSGQTRPKGKIFQVFKGNFTESSEPYLKTTLHSPFPTMRSPFTDHPFQSQTTASSDPNGTGLARTTHSDPSPHHNASGSLREAEQGDGAKLVVQEADFATTTAGPSNDPEAVSVPFKPTHYSVWDILSKNNSWVTLNLSTNVPLFAGPGSATAAVGHSVQTSFDVSISSPAVGEPKGPAPTQHGAVTNVTLLGSVLSAAPATRLSSSISTAGSTATGNFLNRLVPAGTWKPGVQGNISHVTEGDKPQHRATICLSKMDIAWIILAISVPISSCFLLTVCCMRRKKKTSNPENNLSYWNNAITMDYFNRHAVELPREIQSLETSEDHLSEPRSPANGDYCDSGMVLVNPFCQETLFVGHEQVSEI
- the TMEM108 gene encoding transmembrane protein 108 isoform X1, whose amino-acid sequence is MKRSSQVLYCQLFSVLLILALTEELVFSVQVLSPTASSSQGFPMDTTTITAMGTTPRHKERYVAEPFPTSTRAIPHPISPAEKAPSTGQKQASDPRVSEKETYNLYNQSALYSGQTRPKGKIFQVFKGNFTESSEPYLKTTLHSPFPTMRSPFTDHPFQSQTTASSDPNGTGLARTTHSDPSPHHNASGSLREAEQGDGAKLVVQEADFATTTAGPSNDPEAVSVPFKPTHYSVWDILSKNNSWVTLNLSTNVPLFAGPGSATAAVGHSVQTSFDVSISSPAVGEPKGPAPTQHGAVTNVTLLGSVLSAAPATRLSSSISTAGSTATGNFLNRLVPAGTWKPGVQGNISHVTEGDKPQHRATICLSKMDIAWIILAISVPISSCSVLLTVCCMRRKKKTSNPENNLSYWNNAITMDYFNRHAVELPREIQSLETSEDHLSEPRSPANGDYCDSGMVLVNPFCQETLFVGHEQVSEI